The Trichosurus vulpecula isolate mTriVul1 chromosome 4, mTriVul1.pri, whole genome shotgun sequence genome contains a region encoding:
- the LOC118848049 gene encoding LOW QUALITY PROTEIN: elongation factor 1-gamma-like (The sequence of the model RefSeq protein was modified relative to this genomic sequence to represent the inferred CDS: substituted 1 base at 1 genomic stop codon) yields MAAGTLYTYPENWRAFKALIAAQYSRAQIRVLSAPPHFHFGQTNRTLEFLRKFPAGKVPAFEGDDGFCVFESNAIAHYVSNDYLRGCTPEAAAQVIQWVSFADSDIVPPASTWVFPTLCIMHHNKQATEKAKEEVRRVLGLLDAHLKTRTFLVGERMTLSDITVVCTLLWLYKQVLEPSFRQAFPNTNRXFLTCIHQPQFRAVLGEVKLCEKMVQFDAKKFAESQPKKEAPRKEKGQLEEKQKAQAERKEEKKAATAPGPEEEMDECDQALAAEPKAKDPFAHLPKSTFVLDELKRKYSNEDALTVALPYFWEHFDRDGWSLWYAEYRFPQELSQTFMSCNLITGMFQHLDKLRKNPFASVILFGTNNSSAISGVWVFRGQELPDWQVDYESYTWLKLDPGSEETQTMVREYFSWEGAFQHVGKPFNQGKIFK; encoded by the coding sequence ATGGCGGCCGGGACCCTGTACACATACCCTGAAAACTGGCGGGCCTTCAAGGCCCTCATTGCTGCACAGTACAGTAGGGCCCAGATCCGCGTGCTGTCCGCACCTCCCCACTTCCACTTTGGTCAGACCAACCGCACCCTCGAATTCCTCCGAAAATTTCCTGCAGGCAAGGTTCCAGCGTTTGAGGGTGACGATGGGTTCTGTGTGTTTGAAAGCAACGCCATTGCCCACTATGTGAGCAACGATTACCTTCGAGGTTGTACTCCGGAGGCAGCTGCCCAGGTGATCCAGTGGGTGAGCTTTGCTGACAGTGACATCGTTCCTCCAGCCAGTACCTGGGTGTTCCCCACTCTTTGCATCATGCACCACAACAAACAGGctacagagaaagcaaaagaggAGGTGAGGCGGGTTCTGGGGCTGCTTGACGCCCACCTGAAGACTCGGACTTTCCTGGTGGGGGAGCGTATGACTCTGTCTGACATCACAGTTGTGTGTACCCTCTTGTGGCTCTACAAGCAGGTTCTAGAGCCGTCTTTCAGGCAGGCCTTTCCCAACACCAACCGCTGATTCCTCACCTGCATCCACCAGCCCCAGTTCCGGGCGGTGTTGGGAGAGGTGAAGCTCTGTGAGAAGATGGTACAGTTTGATGCTAAAAAGTTTGCTGAAAGTCAGCCTAAGAAGGAGGCcccaagaaaggagaagggacagctagaagagaaacagaaggcCCAGGCTGAgcggaaggaagagaagaaggcgGCCACAGCCCCTGGCCCCGAGGAGGAGATGGACGAGTGTGACCAGGCTCTGGCTGCAGAGCCCAAGGCCAAGGATCCCTTTGCCCACCTGCCCAAGAGTACGTTTGTGTTGGATGAGTTAAAGCGAAAGTACTCCAACGAGGACGCACTGACAGTGGCCCTGCCGTACTTCTGGGAGCACTTTGACCGTGATGGCTGGTCCCTGTGGTATGCCGAGTACCGCTTCCCCCAGGAGCTCAGCCAGACCTTCATGAGCTGCAACCTCATCACTGGAATGTTCCAGCACCTGGACAAGCTGAGGAAGAACCCGTTTGCCAGTGTCATCCTTTTTGGCACCAACAATAGCAGCGCCATTTCTGGAGTCTGGGTTTTCCGGGGCCAGGAACTTCCAGACTGGCAGGTAGATTATGAATCCTACACGTGGCTTAAGCTGGATCCTGGCAGTGAGGAGACCCAGACCATGGTCCGAGAGTACTTCTCCTGGGAGGGGGCCTTCCAGCATGTGGGCAAGCCCTTCAATCAGGGCAAGATCTTCAAGTGA